From the genome of Sediminibacter sp. Hel_I_10:
ATATTACGATGGTACGGCCGTGCACTGGTACGCGAGTACTTATGATTATTTTCCAGAATCTTTAAATTATGCTCATAACGCAGCGCCTGATAAATACCTTATTCAAACCGAAGCCTGCGTAGATTCTGAAATTCCAAAATGGAAAGATGATCAATGGTATTGGTCAAAAGAAGCCACAGATTGGGGATGGGACTGGGCTAGTGAGCAAGAAAAATATCTACATCCAAAATATGCACCGGTAAACCGATATGCAAGAGATATCATTGGCTGCCTTAACAATTGGGTTGATGGTTGGGTAGATTGGAACATGGTGCTCAATAAGCAGGGTGGTCCCAATTGGTTTAAAAACTGGTGTGTAGCTCCGGTAATTGTAGATCCTGAAACCGATGAGGTGTATTATACGCCTATTTTTTACACCATGTCACATTTCAGTAGGTATATAAGACCAGGAGCAGTGAGAATAGGATTAGAAAGCTCTGACGATCAACTCATGGCTACAGCAGCGAAAAATACAGATGGCTCTTATGTGGTTGTGGTATTCAATGAAACTGAAGCTCCCAAACAACTCACAATATCATTAGAGGGACAGTCTGTACAATTACAAATAAGTCAAAAGGCAATTCAAACCATAGTCATTCCTAATAATTAGAGGACAGTAGTCTTCCTTGCTAAATACATTAAAATGAAAAAAGAAGTCACACCGCTAGAAGATAGAGTGCCCTTAGGCCAGAAACTTTCATTTGGTGCCGGGCATTTGGTACTCAATTTACTGCCAGGATCCTTGGGCATATTTATGTTCTTTTTGCTAACTGCTTTTGGTATGGACCCCTTTTTGGCGGGGCTACTTGGCGGACTTCCAAGAATTTTTGATGCGATTACAGATCCAATTATGGGTTTTATATCAGACAATACGAAGTCGCGTTTTGGTAGAAGACGACCCTATATTTTTGTGGGTGCTATTTTAAGTGGTGTTTTATTTGCAGTATTATGGCAGTTAGATCCTGATAACTCTCAGCACTACAATTTTTGGTACTTTTTAATACTATCAATGGTGTTTTTAATAGGAAATACCATGTTCGCGACGCCACTCATTGGATTAGGGTACGAAATGACCTCAGATTATAATGAGCGTACACGGCTAATGGCATTTTCTCAAGTGTTAGGACAAGTAGCCTGGATGATTGTCCCTTGGTTTTGGGTCATCATAGCATCACCTGATATTTTACCAATTTCTGCGGAAGAGACTGCAAGAATTGCTCAGTTAGGCCTTGGAGACGAAGAAACCGCAAAAATGACATTGCAGTCACTTCAAGCTAATGGTGTTCGAAAACTTTCGGTAATTGTTGGTGTGATCTGTATTGTGCTTGGTCTTTTGCCAGCGATTTTCTGTAGAGGTATAGATTCTGCTCGTATGGAAAACCGAAAGAAAATCACTTTTAAAACGCTTTGGTCAAATATCAAGGATTTGGGCGAAGGGATTAAACAGGTTTCTAAAAGCAAACCATTTATGAAATTGTGTGGCGCTACATTTTTAGTATTTAATGGATTTCAACTTGTAGCCTCATTTAGCTTCTTTATAATCGTCTTTTATATGTTTGATGGAGATTATGGAGCCGCTGGTAATTGGCCAGCTTGGTTCTCAACAGTAACAGCCTTGGTGACCGCTTTTTTAGTGATCCCTATAATTTCTTGGATGTCTGATCTTTGGGGCAAAAGAACTGCTTTTATTGTGTCTACCTTTATTTCTATAATTGGTTACGTGCTAAAATGGTGGGGCTTTGATCCTGATAATCCTTGGTTAATCTTTATGCCAATCCCGTTTATGGCATTTGGTCTAGGAGGTCTGTTTACCTTAATGATGAGTATGACGGCAGATGTATGTGATTTGGATGAATTAGAAAATGGGATGCCTCGAAAAGAGGGCACCTTTGGTGCGATCTACTGGTGGATGGTCAAATTGGGACAGGCGCTCGCATTGGTTTTAGGAGGTTTGGTACTTAAATTGGTTGGTTTTAATCAAGACGCTGTCACACAAACAGCGGAAACAATGACTAATCTTAGAATCGCAGATATTATTATTCCAGCAGCTACAGCAGGTGTTGCTATTATAGTGATGTGGAGATATAGTCTAAATGAAGATCGCGCAAGAGAGATCAAGACCGAATTGGTAAAAAGACGCGGAAGACTATAATATTCAAATTTAAACCCATACAACAATGTCATTTAGAAGAGCTAACGATTATGTTTTAGAGCATGTAGATTATTCAGAACATGCAGGAATAGATACTAGTAATTATTCAGAAACTGAGCTTAAAGATCTTTGGCGGGCCACATTAAAAAACGGGATGCATGGTCTTTGCTTTAGTATGTATGAAGATGGCCAAACACCAGGAGATACTATTACAGAAGCTCAAGTAGAACGGCGCATTAAAATTATTAAGCCTTACACCAAATGGGTGAGATCTTTTTCGTGTATAGAGGGTAATGAACACATTCCTAGAATTGCAAAACAACAAGGATTGAAGACTTTGGTTGGAGCTTGGCTTAGCGGTGATAAGGACGATAATGAAAAAGAGATTGCGGGTTTAATAGAATTAGGTAAAGCCGGTGTCGTCGATATTGCAGCTGTAGGTAACGAAGTGCTTTATAGAAATGATTTAACGCTTGAAGAATTATTAGAATACATCAAACGCGTAAAAGAAGCCCTTCCAAACGTGACCGTTGGGTATGTAGATGCGTATTATGAATTTACAGTGCATCCAGAGTTGGTAGATGCGAGTGATGTGGTTTTAGCCAACTGCTACCCCTACTGGGAAAGTTGCCATATCGATCATGCCCTTACTCATATGCAACACATGTATGCGCAAGCCATAGATGCAGCCAAAGGAAAAAAGGTGATCATTACAGAAACAGGCTGGCCTAGTGAAGGCGGGAGTTTGGGTGGTGCAATGTCTTCTGGGGAAAATGCAATGCGTTATTTTATAAACACACAAAAGTGGTCCTCAAATGATCAGATCGATGTGTTCTATTTTTCATCTTTTGATGAATCTTGGAAAACCGGAGACGAAGGCGACGTCGGCGCATTTTGGGGACTTTGGGATAAACATGAAAAATTGAAGTTTTAAACTCATTTTAACTTAGAAAACTCATGATTTTATGAATCAAAAAAGAAATACTAAGATCATCACAAAATCTAAGATTTGCAGTTTTAAGTCTAAATCAAACGAAATTTTCAACTAAAACGTTTTCGTTTTACTATACAAACTACTAATTGACTACAACATTACCCATACAATATTGTATTAAACTGATGATGAGACTCTAATGGAAAAGCGTCTCGTGACCTTAAAAATAAGGGTCTGATCGTTATAAATTGATGATATCATCATTATTTGTGAGAATGTATGTATTTTGTAGCGGTATATTTTGCGTATTTATCAAAAAATGAGTATTATATTTGTGAATATCGAAAAATTAAATATTTCAGATTCAATTATTAATAATTAAACTTTAACAAACATGAAAAAAATTACATTACTCACTTTTTTACTGGTTACTACTTTTACATTTAGCCAATCCTTTCCGCTTGATTTTGAAGACGTCGAAGATGACGCCTGGACAGGATTTGATATAACTTCCGTAGCTGTAGTAACAGATCCTACTGATTCTGGTAATATGGTATTGGAATTAGTTGGTTCTGGTATTTTTTACGATGGGGCCATAATGGAACTTGACACTTATATCGATTTATCCGATGATGCTAACAACACTATTACGTTTGAATTTTGGTCTGCAAGTGATGAGGAGAGAACACATTTATTAAAATTTGAAGGAGGACCGGCTGGTGCACAGGTAGAGTTAGAGTTCAATAGCAATGTGACCGGCTGGCAAACTATAAATGTTGATTTTGGACCAGGGTTAAGTGCAGAGTACACTAAAATAGTTTTCTTTCCAGATTTTGCGAGTGAACAAACTGGCACTTATTATGTAGATGATGTTGATGGACCCAATGGCGAAGTTATACCTGGAGAGGAATTTCCTAGCGTAGCGGCTCCGGTGCCACCTGCGAGAGATCCGGCAGAAGTAGTGTCTATATTTAGTGGTGCTTACGAGAACATTTCAGTCAATACATTTGATACAGATTGGTGTCCGGCATCTACTACAGAGATTGAGATTGATGGTAACGCAACAAAGCAAGTTGTTAATCTTGGTTGTGAGGGTGTTGATTTTCAATCAGGACGTTTTGATGCCACAGGGTTTTCAACGTTTCATATAGACTTTTTTACGTTTTCAGACACTGAAGATCAAAGTTTTAATGTAAAATTCTCCAACTGGAATGGAGGAAATGGGGAAGCTAATGCTATTGAATACTCAATAACAAACGCTAATTTCTTAACAGCACCAAACCCTGGGACTTGGTATTCTGTTGATATTCCGCTTGATGATTTTACTGCAATTACTAATGCAGACAGAAATGATCTAGTACAATTTGTTATTACCTCTAGTTTAGGAACTGTCTTTTATGACAATCTTTATATGCATAATAACACAACGCTTAATAATACTCAATTTACAGCAGTTGATTTCAAAGTTTTTCCAAACCCAACAACTAATGTATGGACTCTTAATTCTTCAAAGGAGGTTGCTCAAGTACAAGTGTTTGATGTTCTTGGAAAAAGCGTGATGACCTTAAGCCCTAATGCTAAAAATGTAGAGCTTGATGCGTCAACTCTAAATAAAGGAATCTATTTTGCAACTATTCAAACCAGCAATGGTTCAGAAAGTGTGAAATTGATTAAAAACTAAATTAATCGTTTTTATAAAACTAAAAGAGTGTATTTTTATCCAATACACTCTTTTTTTATTTTTGGGATATGGTCACATTAAAACATTTAGCAGAACAATTGAACGTTTCGGTATCTACAGTGTCAAAGGCGCTGCACAATAGTGAGGAAATAAGTCCAGATACTATAGAGCGTGTTAAAGCACTTGCAAAACATCTTAATTATAAACCCAACAAGCTCGCCGTAAGTCTTAAAAATAGTAAGAGTTATACTATTGGTGTTATTATTCCAAATATCCTTAATCACTTTTTCGCGAAGGCTTTATACGCAATCGAGATGGAGGCCACCAAGCAGGGTTACAATATTATTACCTGCGTGTCTAATGAGTTAAAATCTAAAGAGGAAAATAGTCTACAATTGTTATCTAACGGCAGTGTGGATGGATTCATCATGTCTCTCGCCGAGGAAACTCAAATTGTAGATAAAATAGAGCATATTAGTGATATCCTAAAACAGGATATTCCTGTGGTGCTTTTTGATCGGGTTTCTGATCAGCTCAATTGTGATAAAGTCATCATTGACGATTTTGGTGCTGCTTACGAGGCAACTAACCATCTCATTTCCGAAGGACGCAAACACATTGCTTTAATTGGTAATATAGAAGATTTAAGTGTTGGTAAACTAAGAACCAATGGTTATTTAAAAGCCATCGAAGCAGCCTCTGATTATAGTAATGAACCTACCGTTTTAAGTATTAAAAAAAATGAATCTATAGAAACTCAAATTGAGAACCTGCTCATACACACTCCAGATATAGATGGTATTATTGCTATAGATAATGTCTCTGGTGTCATCATGTTGCAAAAAGCGCTTAAACTAAATCGCGCTGTACCTAAAAATTTATCGATCATTGGGTTTTCAGATGAGAACGTGCTTCAGTTTACAGATCCTAAACTGTCCAGTGTCTCACAGCATACTTTGGATATTGGTAAAACAGCAGTTGGTTTATTATTGAACAGAATCAACAATAAAGATTATAGAGAAACCACCACAAAGACCATTAAGACCCAATTGATATTAAGGGAAACAACTTTGTAATTTTGTTTGTACGTTATCCATTAAAATAAGATTCCTATTCCAATTTCCATTTCAGCAGCTTTTAAAATAGCCTTATCTTAGTAAGAAAGTTTTAAGCTCTTGAAATTAATTAAATTCACAAAAAAAGGAATTTACTGCATTCCTGGTAAATTCTATCTAGATCCATGGTTTCCTGTTGATTTGGCCATCATTTCGCATGGTCATGCAGATCATGCCAAATGGGGTATGAAACACTACTTGTGCCAAGACGATTCTAAAGCGATCCTCAAGCATCGCATAGGTCCAGAAATATCCATAGAAAGCTTACCCTACAATGTTGAAAAAAGTATCAACGGTGTGAAGGT
Proteins encoded in this window:
- a CDS encoding LacI family DNA-binding transcriptional regulator, coding for MVTLKHLAEQLNVSVSTVSKALHNSEEISPDTIERVKALAKHLNYKPNKLAVSLKNSKSYTIGVIIPNILNHFFAKALYAIEMEATKQGYNIITCVSNELKSKEENSLQLLSNGSVDGFIMSLAEETQIVDKIEHISDILKQDIPVVLFDRVSDQLNCDKVIIDDFGAAYEATNHLISEGRKHIALIGNIEDLSVGKLRTNGYLKAIEAASDYSNEPTVLSIKKNESIETQIENLLIHTPDIDGIIAIDNVSGVIMLQKALKLNRAVPKNLSIIGFSDENVLQFTDPKLSSVSQHTLDIGKTAVGLLLNRINNKDYRETTTKTIKTQLILRETTL
- a CDS encoding MFS transporter — encoded protein: MKKEVTPLEDRVPLGQKLSFGAGHLVLNLLPGSLGIFMFFLLTAFGMDPFLAGLLGGLPRIFDAITDPIMGFISDNTKSRFGRRRPYIFVGAILSGVLFAVLWQLDPDNSQHYNFWYFLILSMVFLIGNTMFATPLIGLGYEMTSDYNERTRLMAFSQVLGQVAWMIVPWFWVIIASPDILPISAEETARIAQLGLGDEETAKMTLQSLQANGVRKLSVIVGVICIVLGLLPAIFCRGIDSARMENRKKITFKTLWSNIKDLGEGIKQVSKSKPFMKLCGATFLVFNGFQLVASFSFFIIVFYMFDGDYGAAGNWPAWFSTVTALVTAFLVIPIISWMSDLWGKRTAFIVSTFISIIGYVLKWWGFDPDNPWLIFMPIPFMAFGLGGLFTLMMSMTADVCDLDELENGMPRKEGTFGAIYWWMVKLGQALALVLGGLVLKLVGFNQDAVTQTAETMTNLRIADIIIPAATAGVAIIVMWRYSLNEDRAREIKTELVKRRGRL
- a CDS encoding T9SS type A sorting domain-containing protein, with protein sequence MKKITLLTFLLVTTFTFSQSFPLDFEDVEDDAWTGFDITSVAVVTDPTDSGNMVLELVGSGIFYDGAIMELDTYIDLSDDANNTITFEFWSASDEERTHLLKFEGGPAGAQVELEFNSNVTGWQTINVDFGPGLSAEYTKIVFFPDFASEQTGTYYVDDVDGPNGEVIPGEEFPSVAAPVPPARDPAEVVSIFSGAYENISVNTFDTDWCPASTTEIEIDGNATKQVVNLGCEGVDFQSGRFDATGFSTFHIDFFTFSDTEDQSFNVKFSNWNGGNGEANAIEYSITNANFLTAPNPGTWYSVDIPLDDFTAITNADRNDLVQFVITSSLGTVFYDNLYMHNNTTLNNTQFTAVDFKVFPNPTTNVWTLNSSKEVAQVQVFDVLGKSVMTLSPNAKNVELDASTLNKGIYFATIQTSNGSESVKLIKN
- a CDS encoding glycosyl hydrolase family 17 protein; translation: MSFRRANDYVLEHVDYSEHAGIDTSNYSETELKDLWRATLKNGMHGLCFSMYEDGQTPGDTITEAQVERRIKIIKPYTKWVRSFSCIEGNEHIPRIAKQQGLKTLVGAWLSGDKDDNEKEIAGLIELGKAGVVDIAAVGNEVLYRNDLTLEELLEYIKRVKEALPNVTVGYVDAYYEFTVHPELVDASDVVLANCYPYWESCHIDHALTHMQHMYAQAIDAAKGKKVIITETGWPSEGGSLGGAMSSGENAMRYFINTQKWSSNDQIDVFYFSSFDESWKTGDEGDVGAFWGLWDKHEKLKF